Proteins co-encoded in one Cynocephalus volans isolate mCynVol1 chromosome 11, mCynVol1.pri, whole genome shotgun sequence genomic window:
- the KIAA1143 gene encoding uncharacterized protein KIAA1143 homolog isoform X2: MSKRNQVSYVRPAEPAFLARFKERVGYKEGPTVETKRIQPQLPDEDGDHSDKEDEQPQVVVLKKGDLSAEEVMKIKAEIKAAKADEEPAPADGRIMYRKPVKRPSDEKYSGLTVSSKKKMTNEDEIRKQDSVKKNSQKQIKNSSLLSFGNEDENE; this comes from the exons ATGAGCAAGCGGAACCAGGTGTCGTACGTGCGACCCGCCGAACCGGCATTTCTGGCCCGCTTCAAGGAGCGGGTCGGCTACAAGGAAGGGCCCACGGTAGAGACCAAG AGAATCCAGCCTCAGCTGCCAGATGAAGATGGTGATCACAGTGACAAAGAAGATGAACAGCCCCAAGTGGTGGTTTTAAAAAAGGGAGACCTGTCAGCTGAAGAAGTaatgaaaattaaagcagaaataaaggcTGCCAAAGCAG ATGAAGAACCAGCTCCAGCTGATGGAAGAATCATGTATCGAAAACCAGTCAAGCGTCCCTCAGATGAAAAATATTCAGGTTTAACAGTAAGCTCAAAAAAGAAGATGacaaatgaagatgaaataaggAAGCAGGACTCAGTTAAAAAGAACTCACAAAAGCAAATCAAAAACAGTAGCCTCCTTTCTTTTGGCAATGAAGATGAAAACGAGTAA
- the KIAA1143 gene encoding uncharacterized protein KIAA1143 homolog isoform X1: MSKRNQVSYVRPAEPAFLARFKERVGYKEGPTVETKRIQPQLPDEDGDHSDKEDEQPQVVVLKKGDLSAEEVMKIKAEIKAAKADEEPAPADGRIMYRKPVKRPSDEKYSGLTVSSKKKMTNEDEIRKQDSVKKNSQKQIKNSSLLSFGNEDENECLILVL; the protein is encoded by the exons ATGAGCAAGCGGAACCAGGTGTCGTACGTGCGACCCGCCGAACCGGCATTTCTGGCCCGCTTCAAGGAGCGGGTCGGCTACAAGGAAGGGCCCACGGTAGAGACCAAG AGAATCCAGCCTCAGCTGCCAGATGAAGATGGTGATCACAGTGACAAAGAAGATGAACAGCCCCAAGTGGTGGTTTTAAAAAAGGGAGACCTGTCAGCTGAAGAAGTaatgaaaattaaagcagaaataaaggcTGCCAAAGCAG ATGAAGAACCAGCTCCAGCTGATGGAAGAATCATGTATCGAAAACCAGTCAAGCGTCCCTCAGATGAAAAATATTCAGGTTTAACAGTAAGCTCAAAAAAGAAGATGacaaatgaagatgaaataaggAAGCAGGACTCAGTTAAAAAGAACTCACAAAAGCAAATCAAAAACAGTAGCCTCCTTTCTTTTGGCAATGAAGATGAAAACGA